The following are encoded together in the Deinococcus malanensis genome:
- the nuoK gene encoding NADH-quinone oxidoreductase subunit NuoK: MVPTTYYLALSGLLFALGMIGVLTRRTAIMVFLSVELMLNAANLSLVAFSRAWGDLTGQTAVFIVMTLAAAEVAIGLAIIVAIFRKRETTNVDDLAGLKG, translated from the coding sequence ATGGTCCCGACCACCTATTACCTGGCGCTTTCCGGGCTGCTATTCGCCCTGGGCATGATCGGAGTCCTCACAAGACGCACGGCGATCATGGTGTTTCTCAGCGTGGAACTGATGCTGAATGCCGCAAACCTCAGCCTGGTGGCCTTCTCCCGCGCGTGGGGCGACCTGACCGGGCAGACGGCCGTGTTTATCGTTATGACGCTGGCTGCCGCCGAGGTCGCTATCGGCCTGGCCATCATCGTCGCCATCTTCCGCAAGCGCGAGACCACCAACGTGGACGACCTCGCGGGTCTGAAAGGCTGA
- the nuoL gene encoding NADH-quinone oxidoreductase subunit L: MPLYLLPLFPLIGFAALMLFPRAFPGKTGGWVASGAVLASFLVAVMRFLGQTDTPTHEVLWTWLPNMALNANLAVGFWFDQLSALMALIITGVGFLIHLYSISYMGHDRQFTRFFAFLNFFVAMMLILVLADSYPLMFVGWEGVGMASYLLIGFWFSGRNSEASDQDLREAGHREGISNSNAARKAFIMNRIGDLGFMLGMFLLYKLYGTLSIPELTERVEGANVARAGIELACLFLLVGAVGKSGQLPLTTWLPDAMAGPTPVSALIHAATMVTAGVYLVARSHFLYDLAPSASLWVAWVGGLTALYGALSALNQHDIKKILAYSTVSQLGYMFMAVGLHAYSAGVFHLLTHAFFKALLFLSAGAVIHALHEEQDVRAMGGMRRFMPFTHIVALMGVLAIAGIPIWSGFFSKDAILASAYEANPLLYVIGLGVALLTAFYMGRWYFLVWRGEYRGHTSHPHEADTLMKVPLGILAALATLGGLLNIPTFLGGSHAFDTYLGRAVPVHGHEIAVSTEILLTVLAVAAGLGGLAWAYVEHKRRSLFDGPLGEASTRALYLDDLYNGVVGTPSRALAASLDAVDRGVDGTIGGVASTASSPGGLFTWWQSGFVRSYAVSMLLGTALIIGYWAIKTIGMGGGA, encoded by the coding sequence ATGCCCCTGTATCTGCTTCCGCTGTTTCCGCTGATCGGCTTTGCCGCGCTGATGCTCTTTCCCCGCGCCTTTCCCGGCAAGACGGGCGGCTGGGTGGCGTCGGGCGCCGTGCTGGCCTCGTTCCTGGTCGCCGTCATGCGCTTCCTGGGCCAGACCGACACGCCCACCCACGAAGTGCTCTGGACCTGGCTGCCCAACATGGCCCTCAACGCCAACCTGGCAGTGGGTTTTTGGTTCGACCAGCTCTCGGCCCTGATGGCCCTGATCATCACCGGCGTGGGCTTCCTGATTCACCTGTACTCCATCTCGTACATGGGCCATGACCGGCAGTTCACGCGCTTTTTCGCGTTCCTGAACTTCTTCGTGGCCATGATGCTGATTCTGGTGCTGGCCGACTCCTACCCGCTGATGTTTGTGGGCTGGGAAGGCGTGGGCATGGCCTCGTACCTGCTGATCGGCTTCTGGTTCTCCGGGCGCAACAGCGAGGCCAGTGATCAGGACCTGCGTGAGGCCGGCCACCGCGAAGGCATCTCCAACAGCAACGCCGCGCGCAAAGCCTTCATCATGAACCGCATCGGGGACCTGGGCTTCATGCTGGGCATGTTCCTGCTGTACAAGCTGTACGGCACCCTGTCCATTCCGGAGCTGACCGAGCGGGTCGAGGGCGCGAACGTCGCTCGCGCCGGCATCGAACTGGCCTGTCTGTTCCTGCTGGTGGGCGCCGTGGGCAAGAGCGGCCAGCTGCCGCTGACGACCTGGCTGCCCGACGCCATGGCCGGCCCCACGCCGGTCTCGGCCCTTATTCACGCGGCCACCATGGTGACGGCCGGCGTGTATCTGGTCGCCCGCAGCCACTTTCTGTATGACTTGGCGCCCAGTGCCAGCCTGTGGGTCGCGTGGGTGGGTGGGCTGACCGCGCTGTACGGCGCGCTGTCGGCCCTGAACCAGCACGACATCAAGAAGATCCTGGCGTACTCCACCGTCTCACAGCTGGGGTACATGTTCATGGCAGTGGGTCTGCATGCCTACTCGGCGGGTGTCTTTCACCTGCTGACGCACGCGTTTTTCAAGGCGCTGCTGTTCCTCTCGGCCGGCGCGGTAATTCATGCCCTGCACGAGGAGCAGGATGTGCGGGCCATGGGCGGCATGCGGCGTTTCATGCCCTTTACCCACATCGTGGCGCTGATGGGGGTGCTGGCCATTGCCGGCATTCCGATCTGGAGCGGGTTCTTCTCCAAGGACGCCATCCTCGCCTCCGCGTACGAGGCCAACCCTCTGTTGTACGTGATCGGGCTGGGCGTGGCACTGCTGACCGCCTTTTACATGGGCCGCTGGTACTTTCTGGTGTGGCGCGGCGAGTACCGTGGTCACACCTCGCACCCGCATGAGGCCGACACCCTGATGAAAGTGCCGCTGGGCATCCTGGCGGCCCTGGCCACGCTGGGCGGCCTGCTCAACATTCCCACCTTCCTGGGTGGCTCGCACGCCTTCGACACGTACCTGGGCCGCGCTGTGCCGGTCCATGGGCACGAGATCGCGGTCTCCACCGAGATTCTGCTGACGGTTCTGGCGGTGGCCGCCGGACTGGGCGGACTGGCCTGGGCCTACGTGGAGCACAAGCGCCGCAGCCTGTTCGACGGTCCGCTGGGAGAAGCCAGCACCCGCGCCCTGTACCTGGATGACCTGTACAACGGTGTGGTGGGCACGCCCAGCCGTGCCCTGGCCGCCAGCCTGGACGCCGTGGACCGCGGTGTGGACGGCACCATTGGTGGCGTAGCCAGTACCGCCAGTTCGCCGGGCGGCCTGTTTACCTGGTGGCAGAGCGGCTTTGTGCGCTCCTACGCGGTCAGCATGCTGCTGGGCACCGCGCTGATCATCGGGTACTGGGCCATCAAGACCATCGGCATGGGGGGCGGCGCGTGA
- the abc-f gene encoding ribosomal protection-like ABC-F family protein has translation MLVAVQDAIKDYGPLTVLSDVTFAVQPGDRVGLVGRNGAGKSTLLKLLTGEIVPDGGVVKRGPGVRVRNLQQDPVFPEGASIDSVLNAAFKDLDELETELQQAAEAMASGTPESVLHHEEVLEHYVRRGGFERRSRKDAVLLAFGFRGREHDLASSLSGGERTRLGLAALLVENPDVLLLDEPTNHLDIVMVEWLEGFLSRYPGAVLVISHDRTFLDNVTNETAYIRGGTLRVYAGNYSKFREMLEQEQEQQAARHAVESKQIASLQSSADRMKIWGLGMSKLARRAKAMQARVDRMQARATAAPPAEERTTRITFHAPESGEIVLDARHLTRRLGERTLFSDVNVQVRRGERIAIIGRNGAGKTTLLRTLLGLDRGDEARARILTGARVTVGYYDQALRGVEPQQTLYDVAREYVQKDHEAHDLLGTFMFPYDQHDKPARILSGGERARLALLKLAQEDHNLLVLDEPTNHLDMEMVEALEEALSAFTGTLIMVSHDRAFIEGLADRIWLVEDGQFFEYPGWADYRDKHPTFLAAQAERSAPKPELRRAPAPAAKGKGLWHLKREVEAIEADIARLEQQLETAQAALATAPADADFVTLGQAAHDLEVQLEAKMEAWSASQAEVEAKGG, from the coding sequence GTGCTTGTTGCCGTTCAGGACGCCATCAAAGATTACGGCCCGCTGACGGTGCTGAGTGACGTGACCTTCGCCGTTCAGCCCGGTGACCGGGTGGGTCTGGTGGGCCGCAACGGGGCCGGGAAAAGCACGCTGCTGAAACTGCTGACCGGTGAGATCGTGCCGGACGGCGGCGTGGTCAAGCGGGGGCCAGGTGTGCGGGTGCGGAACCTGCAGCAGGACCCGGTGTTTCCTGAAGGAGCCAGCATCGACAGTGTGCTGAACGCGGCCTTCAAGGACCTGGACGAGCTGGAAACCGAACTGCAGCAGGCAGCCGAGGCCATGGCCAGCGGGACCCCGGAAAGCGTGCTGCACCATGAAGAAGTTCTGGAGCACTATGTCCGCCGGGGCGGATTCGAGCGGCGCAGCCGCAAGGACGCGGTGCTGCTGGCCTTCGGATTCCGGGGCCGGGAGCATGATCTGGCGTCCAGCCTCAGTGGTGGAGAGCGGACCCGACTCGGGCTGGCGGCGCTGCTGGTCGAGAACCCGGACGTGCTGCTGCTCGACGAGCCGACCAACCACCTGGACATTGTGATGGTTGAGTGGCTTGAGGGCTTCCTTAGCCGGTATCCCGGCGCGGTACTGGTCATCAGCCACGACCGGACCTTTCTGGACAACGTGACCAATGAGACCGCCTATATCCGGGGCGGAACCCTGCGCGTGTATGCCGGCAACTACAGCAAATTCCGCGAGATGCTGGAGCAGGAGCAGGAACAGCAGGCCGCGCGCCACGCGGTAGAAAGCAAACAGATTGCCTCTTTGCAGTCCAGTGCCGACCGCATGAAGATCTGGGGCCTCGGCATGAGCAAGCTCGCCCGCCGCGCCAAGGCCATGCAGGCCAGGGTGGACCGCATGCAGGCACGTGCCACGGCCGCGCCGCCTGCCGAGGAACGCACCACCCGCATCACCTTTCACGCCCCGGAAAGTGGAGAGATCGTGCTGGACGCGCGCCACCTCACCCGCCGCCTGGGAGAGAGGACCCTGTTTTCTGATGTCAACGTGCAGGTCCGTCGCGGCGAACGGATTGCCATCATCGGTCGCAACGGGGCGGGGAAGACCACCCTGCTGCGCACCCTGCTGGGCCTGGACCGCGGCGACGAGGCCCGTGCCCGGATACTGACTGGCGCCCGCGTCACGGTCGGCTACTACGATCAGGCGCTGCGCGGCGTCGAGCCCCAGCAAACGCTGTATGACGTGGCCCGCGAGTATGTGCAAAAGGACCATGAAGCCCACGACCTGCTGGGCACCTTCATGTTTCCCTACGACCAGCACGACAAGCCCGCCCGCATCCTGTCGGGTGGTGAGCGGGCCCGTCTGGCCCTGCTCAAGCTGGCGCAGGAAGATCACAACCTGCTGGTTCTGGACGAGCCAACCAACCACCTGGACATGGAGATGGTTGAGGCCCTGGAAGAGGCGCTGAGTGCCTTTACCGGCACGCTGATCATGGTCAGCCACGACCGCGCCTTTATCGAGGGTCTGGCTGACCGCATCTGGCTGGTCGAGGACGGGCAGTTCTTCGAATATCCGGGCTGGGCAGACTACCGAGACAAGCATCCGACCTTCCTGGCGGCGCAGGCCGAGCGGAGTGCTCCGAAACCGGAACTCAGGCGGGCCCCTGCGCCCGCTGCAAAGGGCAAGGGCCTGTGGCACCTCAAGCGCGAGGTCGAGGCTATCGAGGCCGATATTGCCCGGCTGGAACAGCAGCTCGAAACCGCCCAGGCTGCCCTGGCCACCGCGCCCGCCGATGCGGATTTCGTGACTCTGGGACAGGCGGCGCATGATCTGGAGGTCCAGCTCGAAGCGAAGATGGAAGCCTGGAGTGCCAGCCAAGCCGAGGTTGAGGCAAAGGGCGGGTAA
- a CDS encoding NADH-quinone oxidoreductase subunit M, whose translation MIHLMIFLPVLGSLLLMATPRRWREEVAGFIAALTLGLGLLIWRAGGTELFSIPWIGALGVTYSVQLDGVSLALALVTAFMSFIACLYTARRIPNPGTMLALILGMETGLLGIFAARDLILFYVFFEDALIPALLMLAIYGKDRRMKALVKFAAYTLFGSLLMLVSFIGIKYLGGSPTFALSDLRANPVQGAMQTWLYIGFLLAMAVKLPLWPLHAWLPDFHEQNHDSGIPDVMGTLYKVGGYGIFQFGITLFPDASLELRPILMGLAAFTALYAAWIAFHQTDWKRLLAYAGLSHMGFVALGVFSLNETAVIGAMYLLAFQNLYTGALFLSVGMLQERIGSLDTRVGGVMTQAGALGGLTMALWFASIAVPGMAGFIGEFSILLGAYQISPWLTFIAGITTIAAAAYALTAFQTTFWQARPLGGVRVADLQHVEWLVLGLPLAVAIFFGIYSAPALNLMQPAVKAVLSALGGQ comes from the coding sequence ATGATCCACTTAATGATTTTCCTCCCGGTGCTGGGCTCGCTGCTGCTGATGGCCACGCCCCGGCGCTGGCGCGAGGAGGTCGCGGGCTTCATCGCGGCCCTCACGCTGGGCCTGGGCCTGCTTATCTGGCGCGCCGGCGGCACCGAGCTGTTCAGCATTCCCTGGATCGGTGCGCTGGGGGTGACCTACAGCGTGCAGCTCGACGGCGTGAGCCTCGCCCTGGCGCTGGTCACGGCCTTCATGTCCTTCATCGCCTGTCTGTACACGGCGCGGCGCATTCCCAACCCCGGCACGATGCTGGCGCTGATTCTGGGGATGGAAACGGGCCTGCTCGGTATTTTTGCGGCGCGTGACCTGATTCTGTTCTACGTCTTCTTCGAGGACGCCCTGATTCCGGCGCTGCTGATGCTGGCCATCTACGGCAAGGACCGTCGCATGAAGGCTCTGGTCAAGTTCGCGGCCTACACGTTGTTCGGCAGCCTGCTGATGCTGGTCAGCTTTATCGGCATCAAGTACCTGGGTGGCAGCCCCACCTTCGCCCTGTCCGATCTGCGGGCCAACCCGGTCCAGGGGGCCATGCAGACCTGGCTGTATATCGGCTTCCTGCTGGCCATGGCGGTCAAGCTGCCGCTGTGGCCGCTGCATGCCTGGTTACCGGATTTCCACGAGCAGAACCACGACAGCGGCATTCCGGATGTGATGGGCACCCTGTACAAGGTGGGGGGGTACGGCATCTTCCAGTTCGGCATCACGCTGTTTCCCGATGCCAGTCTGGAACTGCGCCCGATCCTGATGGGACTGGCGGCCTTCACGGCCCTGTATGCCGCCTGGATCGCCTTTCACCAGACTGACTGGAAGCGTTTGCTGGCCTATGCGGGGCTCTCGCACATGGGCTTCGTGGCGCTGGGCGTCTTTTCCCTGAACGAAACGGCCGTGATCGGCGCGATGTATCTGCTGGCCTTCCAGAACCTGTATACCGGGGCGCTGTTCCTGTCGGTGGGCATGCTGCAGGAACGTATCGGCAGCCTGGATACCCGGGTGGGCGGCGTGATGACCCAGGCGGGCGCCCTGGGCGGGCTCACCATGGCGCTGTGGTTTGCCAGCATCGCGGTGCCGGGGATGGCTGGCTTTATCGGTGAGTTCAGCATCCTGCTGGGTGCCTACCAGATCTCGCCGTGGCTGACCTTCATCGCCGGGATTACCACCATCGCAGCCGCCGCTTACGCGCTGACTGCCTTTCAAACCACCTTCTGGCAGGCCCGGCCGCTGGGAGGCGTGCGGGTCGCCGACCTGCAGCATGTCGAATGGCTGGTGCTGGGATTGCCGCTGGCAGTGGCGATCTTCTTCGGCATCTACAGCGCTCCGGCCCTCAACCTCATGCAGCCGGCGGTCAAGGCCGTGCTGAGTGCCCTGGGAGGCCAATAA
- a CDS encoding NADH-quinone oxidoreductase subunit J family protein gives MMLAFILLGALALVGGVLTIAARNAVHAALGLVGTLLCVAGLFATMNASFLAAIQVIVYAGAIMVLFLFVIMMLNANAPVTGRDPVPFVRELAGIGGVLLAGAFVVLAFTYRDPRPLVEGAGALRGGGAGPVGETLLTRFLLPFEAVSILLLVAIVGAVALVQRPESQTDGLPDSDAETLPLTPQPHSQAQSQTQEVRA, from the coding sequence TTTATTCTGCTGGGCGCGCTGGCCCTGGTGGGCGGCGTGCTGACCATCGCTGCGCGCAACGCGGTGCATGCCGCCCTGGGCCTGGTCGGTACGCTGCTGTGCGTCGCCGGGCTGTTCGCCACCATGAACGCGTCCTTTCTGGCGGCCATCCAGGTCATCGTGTACGCCGGGGCGATCATGGTGCTGTTTCTGTTCGTGATCATGATGCTCAACGCCAACGCGCCGGTCACCGGCCGCGACCCGGTGCCTTTCGTGCGGGAGCTTGCCGGCATCGGCGGGGTGCTGCTGGCCGGAGCCTTCGTGGTGCTGGCCTTTACCTACCGTGACCCCCGGCCGCTCGTCGAAGGCGCCGGAGCGCTGCGCGGCGGCGGCGCCGGGCCGGTGGGGGAGACCCTGCTGACCCGCTTCCTGCTGCCGTTCGAGGCCGTTAGTATTCTGCTGCTGGTGGCCATTGTGGGGGCTGTGGCCCTGGTGCAGCGGCCTGAATCCCAGACGGACGGCCTGCCCGACAGTGACGCCGAGACCCTGCCGCTGACCCCGCAGCCCCATTCGCAGGCCCAGTCACAGACCCAGGAGGTGCGTGCCTGA
- a CDS encoding CHASE2 domain-containing protein has translation MTPGRWLPGRTPQTFTLPAGIGLALMVSLLLPQLGNGRLWDALNRTLPTSTRPQVVVVGIDDASVADYGPVSSWPRGLYTQAVDTLEAGGARAVGIDLPFADQSSASALLGAAQGRKNVVLATVPGQSPAPAGQVSTGADTLVLSRDNIVRSYQTAFSGGNTLQPAFSWQLARAAGAQVPLDTTRRLIRLTRPDPGRLPAIPFRNVVNGEVPRSELQGRVVLIGLTGPGRREVRGPYHVPIPSVHMQARLVTSQLAAPFVTFPRWLRALLGVLTLVAAVRLRGLWGYGLAFALLALSVPLWLLGVLLPAVTLSLCAVLGAALVAAERIWNLRQLNTHDPLTGCGNRLAFTRAAEQRWPARSQRPLGLVLVEINGFRQVTDLYGREAGHELLREVASRLGRARRRHGLLFRWGSDEFAVLLDNMTAPELQRQRERLGAALSGLTYREVPVQANVGSALSTPEMDSAAQLVEAASRDHFRARLTGSQRS, from the coding sequence ATGACGCCCGGTAGGTGGCTACCCGGACGGACGCCGCAGACGTTCACGCTGCCCGCAGGGATCGGTCTGGCCCTGATGGTGTCCCTGCTGCTCCCTCAGCTGGGCAATGGCCGGCTGTGGGACGCGCTGAACCGTACCCTGCCCACTTCCACGAGGCCACAGGTGGTCGTGGTAGGCATAGACGACGCGTCTGTGGCGGATTACGGACCCGTCAGCAGCTGGCCCAGGGGGCTGTACACCCAGGCTGTGGATACCCTGGAAGCTGGGGGGGCCAGGGCTGTAGGGATTGACCTGCCTTTCGCTGACCAGTCGAGCGCCAGTGCTCTACTCGGCGCGGCACAGGGGCGAAAAAACGTGGTGCTGGCCACGGTGCCTGGCCAATCACCCGCGCCTGCTGGACAGGTCAGCACCGGCGCGGACACCCTGGTTCTCAGCCGGGACAACATTGTTCGCAGTTACCAAACAGCCTTCTCAGGGGGCAACACACTGCAGCCTGCATTTTCATGGCAGCTGGCGCGGGCTGCGGGTGCCCAGGTGCCACTGGACACCACCCGGCGCCTGATCCGCCTGACACGTCCGGACCCGGGACGCCTGCCGGCCATTCCCTTCCGGAATGTCGTGAATGGTGAGGTGCCACGCAGTGAACTGCAAGGTCGGGTGGTCCTGATCGGCCTGACCGGCCCGGGTCGCCGCGAGGTGCGCGGGCCCTACCACGTTCCGATTCCCAGCGTCCACATGCAGGCGCGGCTGGTCACCAGCCAGCTCGCTGCTCCCTTCGTGACCTTCCCACGGTGGCTGCGGGCATTGCTGGGTGTGCTGACGCTGGTTGCCGCGGTGCGGTTGCGCGGACTGTGGGGCTATGGGCTGGCGTTCGCGCTGCTGGCTTTGAGCGTGCCGCTGTGGCTGCTGGGTGTGCTGCTCCCGGCCGTGACGCTGTCGCTGTGTGCAGTGCTGGGCGCGGCGCTGGTGGCTGCCGAACGCATCTGGAACCTGCGGCAGCTGAACACTCACGATCCGTTGACTGGCTGCGGCAACCGCCTGGCCTTCACCCGTGCCGCCGAGCAGCGCTGGCCCGCGCGGTCCCAGCGTCCCCTGGGACTGGTGCTGGTGGAGATCAATGGGTTCCGGCAGGTCACCGACCTGTACGGGCGGGAAGCCGGGCACGAGTTGCTGCGTGAAGTGGCCAGCCGTCTGGGTCGGGCCAGGCGCCGCCACGGCCTGCTGTTCCGCTGGGGTTCCGACGAATTCGCGGTGCTGCTGGACAACATGACTGCACCGGAACTCCAGCGCCAGCGCGAGCGGCTCGGGGCAGCACTGAGCGGGCTTACCTACCGGGAGGTCCCCGTGCAGGCCAACGTAGGCTCGGCCCTGAGCACACCTGAGATGGATTCGGCGGCGCAGCTGGTGGAAGCGGCGAGTCGCGACCACTTCCGGGCCCGGCTGACAGGTAGTCAGCGAAGCTGA
- a CDS encoding acetylxylan esterase — protein MAYFDLPEHELRTYRPERREPGDFDTFWTWTLQEAQDHASAATFERVPVPLTSVEVLDVVFSGANGDPVRGWLILPRDREGPLPCVVEFIGYGGGRGLPHEWLLYASAGYAHFVMDTRGQGSGWRSGDTADAGSGGEPHLPGFMTLGIRDPRTYYYRRVFTDAVRAVITAREHPAVDAARVAVTGGSQGGGIAIAVAGLVPDVSACLPDVPFLCHFERALRITDSYPYGEIAQYLRVQRQATADVMTTLAYFDGMHFATRARATALFSVALMDDICPPSTVFAAFNHYSGPKRMVEYPFNRHEGGQAHQDLEKLRFLLEVVPRTPLT, from the coding sequence ATGGCCTACTTTGACCTGCCGGAACATGAACTGCGCACGTACCGTCCCGAGCGGCGTGAGCCAGGGGATTTCGATACCTTCTGGACGTGGACGCTGCAGGAAGCGCAGGATCATGCCAGCGCGGCGACGTTCGAGCGTGTGCCCGTCCCGCTCACCAGTGTCGAGGTCCTTGATGTGGTGTTCAGCGGCGCGAACGGCGACCCGGTGCGCGGCTGGCTGATCCTGCCGCGCGACCGTGAGGGCCCGTTACCGTGCGTGGTCGAGTTCATCGGGTACGGGGGCGGGCGCGGGTTGCCGCACGAGTGGCTGCTGTACGCAAGCGCCGGGTACGCGCATTTCGTGATGGACACGCGAGGTCAGGGGAGCGGCTGGCGCAGTGGGGACACGGCTGACGCGGGCAGCGGGGGAGAGCCCCACCTGCCCGGTTTCATGACCCTTGGAATTCGTGACCCGAGAACGTACTATTACCGCCGCGTGTTCACCGACGCCGTCCGTGCCGTGATCACCGCACGTGAGCATCCCGCTGTGGACGCTGCTCGCGTGGCCGTGACGGGCGGCAGTCAGGGGGGGGGCATCGCCATTGCCGTCGCGGGGCTCGTCCCTGACGTGAGCGCGTGCCTGCCGGACGTGCCGTTCCTCTGTCACTTCGAGCGGGCCCTGCGCATCACGGACAGTTACCCGTACGGTGAAATTGCCCAGTACCTGCGCGTGCAGCGCCAGGCCACGGCGGATGTCATGACCACCCTGGCGTATTTCGACGGCATGCACTTCGCGACGCGTGCGCGTGCCACGGCACTGTTCAGCGTCGCCCTGATGGACGACATCTGCCCGCCCAGTACGGTCTTTGCGGCGTTCAATCATTACAGCGGACCGAAACGCATGGTGGAGTATCCGTTCAACCGGCACGAGGGCGGCCAGGCCCATCAGGACCTCGAGAAATTGAGGTTCCTGCTCGAGGTCGTCCCGCGGACGCCGCTGACCTGA
- a CDS encoding NADH-quinone oxidoreductase subunit N: MLPTPEVALAPILPILIVLAGALASTILGFHMPRRNLTIINLVLVVLSGISMGTLWNSGARSFNGGLQADNAALLLGLVILVGTFMTLLVSLDTAWRARVSFPELDAMLMYAVTGCLLIAFSGDLIVMLIGLEIMSLSGYVLATLQDSRRSEESGLKYFLLGSVGSAILIYGMALVYGATGSFNYAEIALRVGTVSNLTPANVGILVGGGLLLLAGFAFKVALAPFHQWTPDVYSGAPTSISLFLSTVVKVAAFAGMLRVFGGALADAPGWASTLQILTAATLIVGNMAALLQTNFKRLLAYSAVAHTGFLAMALLGTPQLGGAALGYYLLIYTLTTAAALAIVAALQRSETGMEISDLRGLYYRHPAYAVALAVCLASLAGLPPFAGFFGKYLAFQAAFQNGYMWLSVLAALTSVAALVYYLRPAMLLFMPDRTPAREYAHGQRPPTNFTVGLGVAGVVLLGILPNLWYGWVANPAIWQRLAGQ; this comes from the coding sequence ATGCTCCCCACCCCCGAAGTCGCCCTCGCGCCGATCCTGCCGATCCTGATTGTCCTGGCGGGCGCCCTGGCAAGCACCATCCTGGGATTTCACATGCCCCGGCGGAACCTGACCATTATCAACCTCGTGCTGGTGGTGCTTTCGGGTATCAGCATGGGCACCCTGTGGAACAGTGGCGCACGCTCGTTCAACGGCGGGCTGCAGGCCGACAACGCCGCACTGCTGCTGGGGCTGGTCATTCTGGTCGGCACTTTCATGACCCTGCTGGTATCACTGGACACGGCCTGGCGTGCCCGGGTATCGTTTCCCGAACTCGATGCCATGCTGATGTATGCGGTGACCGGCTGCCTGCTGATCGCCTTTTCCGGCGACCTGATCGTCATGCTGATCGGGCTGGAAATCATGAGCCTCAGCGGATACGTCCTGGCCACCCTGCAGGACTCTCGCCGCTCCGAGGAATCCGGCCTGAAGTACTTCTTGCTGGGCTCGGTGGGCAGCGCCATCCTGATCTACGGCATGGCGCTGGTGTACGGCGCGACCGGCAGCTTCAACTACGCCGAGATCGCCCTGCGGGTCGGCACGGTCAGTAACCTCACGCCAGCGAATGTGGGCATCCTGGTGGGCGGCGGACTGCTGCTGCTGGCCGGATTCGCCTTCAAGGTGGCGCTGGCTCCCTTTCACCAGTGGACGCCGGACGTCTACAGTGGCGCGCCCACCAGCATCAGTCTGTTCCTGAGCACCGTGGTGAAGGTCGCGGCCTTCGCAGGCATGCTGCGTGTCTTCGGCGGCGCGCTGGCCGACGCACCGGGTTGGGCCAGCACCCTGCAGATCCTGACGGCCGCGACCCTGATCGTCGGAAACATGGCCGCGCTGCTGCAGACCAACTTCAAGCGGCTGCTGGCGTACTCTGCCGTGGCGCACACCGGCTTCCTGGCCATGGCGCTGCTGGGCACGCCGCAGCTGGGCGGGGCCGCGCTGGGCTACTACCTGCTGATCTACACCCTGACCACCGCCGCCGCGCTGGCCATCGTGGCCGCGCTCCAGCGCAGTGAAACCGGCATGGAGATCAGCGACCTGCGCGGGCTCTACTACCGGCACCCCGCGTACGCCGTGGCGCTGGCGGTCTGTCTGGCCTCACTGGCGGGTCTGCCTCCCTTTGCCGGCTTCTTCGGGAAATATCTGGCGTTTCAGGCCGCCTTCCAGAACGGCTACATGTGGCTGAGCGTGCTGGCTGCGCTGACCAGCGTGGCAGCCCTGGTGTACTACCTGCGCCCGGCCATGCTGCTGTTCATGCCCGACCGCACCCCGGCGCGCGAGTATGCCCACGGTCAGCGGCCTCCCACCAACTTCACGGTGGGGCTGGGGGTTGCTGGTGTGGTTCTGCTGGGTATTCTGCCCAACCTGTGGTATGGCTGGGTGGCCAATCCGGCGATCTGGCAGAGGCTTGCAGGTCAATAG